The DNA region TCATTTAGGATTGTCAATAACTTGGAGGCGAGGCCTCCAAGTGGAAAGGCAATCAATCAATCAATCAATCAATCAAGATATCCCGAAAATTCTTTTCACACTCTTTTCTTTCAATAATATCTTTGAGAGAATCAAGGGCAAATTTTTTGTACCCATTGACTGTGTATTGTCCGAGAATAATATCTTTATCGCATATACCTTTTGAATTTGGGACGATATATTCATTCCAGCTGGATTTCACCAACTTGGAGGCCTTGCCTCCAAGTTGGTGAACTTCATTATTTAAATTAACGTAGGCGCTGACATGAAGGAGATACTCATTTGAACTGATATGTGACGCCTTATATTTGCCCTGAAAAAGGCAGCCCGACCGATCGTACCTTTCATTAAAATACATGGTATATCCCGTTCCTAGTCTTTGCATAAAAAGTTCGATACCCTTCTCTGCTACAGGTGTGACGATGAAATGAAAGTGATTGGGATTCAGACAGTATGCAACAAAAGAAACGAGTGGATTCGGCTTTTCATTATCAATTTTTTGAAACGATTTTTCGTACAGACTTCCTATCGGGTCTTCTCTATTAAATTCAGTCAT from Candidatus Taylorbacteria bacterium includes:
- a CDS encoding transposase; translated protein: MSLRKVNFVEGEYYHVYNRGVDKRAIFNSIVDVNRFFLSMTEFNREDPIGSLYEKSFQKIDNEKPNPLVSFVAYCLNPNHFHFIVTPVAEKGIELFMQRLGTGYTMYFNERYDRSGCLFQGKYKASHISSNEYLLHVSAYVNLNNEVHQLGGKASKLVKSSWNEYIVPNSKGICDKDIILGQYTVNGYKKFALDSLKDIIERKECEKNFRDILID